One part of the Microbulbifer sp. THAF38 genome encodes these proteins:
- a CDS encoding M13 family metallopeptidase, translating to MKKLLLPVAIAGILAGTQLSLTAQAHDHSGSGHHKAAAEQTQLSSGIDLSAMDTSVRPQDDFFAYVNGTWLKNTEIPADKSRWGGFSILRDKSTEQVKTLIMEAGKGASSADAKQIGDLYNSFMNEKLIEKKGIAAVSSELAKIDAIKTRKDLTDFFAYADIAGYDVPFGGGIYQDLKQVEDYITFLWQAGLGLPDRDYYFEDTEKSKGLRKAYKEYLVQIQELAELDNAEAFSGKIFKLEESLAKHHRTRLDNRDPEKYYNKKSVAELKELMPAVDWDSYLKTAKLAKADNFIVGQPEYLEAANQIIVDTDIATWKRYLKVKVLSAMAPYMHSDIAQAHFDFYNTKLHGVEQMEPRWKRGVEFVNGAVGELVGKRYVEKYFPPEAKARMTVLVDNLKAAYRESIESLEWMGEDTRKQALFKLENFTTKIGYPDKWRDYSALKVDADNLVNNVLAANLFEASYDRNKLGKPIDRGEWGMSPQTVNAYYNPAMNEIVFPAAILQPPFFDLNADDAVNYGGIGGVIGHEIGHGFDDKGSKFDGRGYLNNWWTDSDRSNFENLTGKLVSQYDAFEPLEGEHINGNLTLGENIGDLSGLGIAYKAYKMSLNGKEAPVIDGFTGDQRVFLGWAQVWRSKIRDEALSGRMKVDTHSPAEYRVKGVLPNIEAFYEAFDVKEGDGMYLPKEERVKIW from the coding sequence ATGAAAAAACTACTATTACCTGTCGCGATTGCAGGCATCCTCGCCGGCACCCAACTATCCCTAACGGCCCAGGCCCACGACCACAGCGGTTCAGGTCATCACAAGGCCGCAGCTGAGCAGACGCAACTCTCGTCCGGTATCGACCTCAGCGCCATGGATACCAGCGTGCGCCCACAGGATGACTTCTTCGCATATGTGAATGGTACCTGGCTGAAAAACACCGAGATTCCCGCAGACAAGTCCCGTTGGGGCGGCTTCTCAATCCTGCGTGACAAGAGTACCGAACAGGTTAAAACACTGATTATGGAGGCCGGTAAAGGCGCCAGCAGTGCCGACGCCAAGCAGATTGGCGATCTTTACAACAGCTTTATGAATGAAAAGCTGATCGAGAAAAAAGGCATTGCCGCCGTTTCCTCCGAACTCGCCAAGATCGATGCTATTAAAACCCGCAAGGATCTGACCGACTTCTTCGCCTATGCCGACATCGCCGGCTATGACGTCCCCTTCGGTGGCGGCATTTACCAGGACCTGAAGCAGGTCGAGGACTACATCACCTTCCTGTGGCAAGCGGGCCTGGGCCTGCCAGACCGCGACTACTACTTCGAAGATACCGAGAAGAGCAAAGGCCTACGCAAAGCTTATAAAGAGTACCTGGTACAAATCCAGGAGCTGGCTGAGCTCGATAATGCCGAGGCGTTCTCCGGCAAAATCTTCAAACTGGAAGAGAGCCTGGCCAAACACCACCGCACCCGCCTGGATAACCGCGATCCCGAAAAATATTACAACAAGAAATCCGTTGCCGAGCTGAAAGAACTGATGCCCGCAGTGGACTGGGACAGCTACCTGAAAACCGCCAAGCTGGCCAAGGCCGACAACTTTATTGTGGGTCAGCCCGAGTACCTGGAAGCCGCCAACCAGATCATCGTCGATACCGACATAGCCACCTGGAAGCGCTACCTGAAGGTCAAGGTACTTTCTGCCATGGCGCCCTATATGCATAGTGACATTGCCCAGGCGCATTTCGACTTTTACAACACCAAGCTGCACGGTGTAGAACAGATGGAACCCCGCTGGAAGCGCGGCGTAGAGTTTGTGAATGGCGCAGTCGGTGAGCTGGTCGGCAAGCGCTACGTGGAGAAGTACTTCCCACCGGAAGCCAAGGCACGCATGACAGTCTTGGTGGACAACCTGAAAGCTGCCTACCGTGAATCCATCGAGTCTTTAGAGTGGATGGGCGAGGACACCCGCAAGCAGGCGCTGTTCAAGCTGGAGAACTTTACGACCAAGATCGGCTACCCCGACAAGTGGCGCGACTACTCCGCCCTCAAAGTGGACGCCGACAATCTCGTGAACAACGTGCTTGCAGCCAATCTGTTTGAAGCCAGCTACGATCGCAACAAATTGGGTAAGCCCATCGATCGCGGTGAGTGGGGCATGAGCCCACAGACTGTGAACGCCTACTACAACCCGGCGATGAACGAGATCGTTTTCCCAGCGGCCATTCTGCAACCGCCTTTCTTTGATCTGAATGCCGACGACGCGGTGAACTACGGTGGCATCGGTGGCGTTATCGGCCATGAAATCGGTCACGGCTTCGACGACAAGGGTAGTAAGTTTGATGGCAGGGGCTACTTGAACAACTGGTGGACCGACTCCGACCGCAGTAACTTCGAGAACCTCACCGGAAAACTGGTTTCCCAGTACGATGCATTCGAACCTCTAGAAGGCGAGCACATTAACGGCAACCTGACTCTGGGGGAAAACATCGGTGACCTATCCGGCCTGGGCATCGCCTACAAAGCCTACAAAATGTCCCTGAATGGCAAAGAAGCCCCGGTAATCGATGGCTTTACCGGCGATCAGCGTGTATTCCTCGGCTGGGCCCAGGTATGGCGCAGCAAGATTCGCGATGAAGCTCTGAGTGGCCGTATGAAGGTGGATACCCACTCCCCCGCCGAGTACCGGGTGAAAGGTGTTCTGCCCAATATCGAAGCCTTCTACGAAGCCTTCGATGTGAAAGAGGGTGACGGCATGTACCTGCCAAAAGAGGAGCGTGTGAAGATCTGGTAA
- a CDS encoding TonB family protein — translation MKSIKIVFSLWVLTFAVTASAAPLLNGLALEQQFNKELYIAAIYSESLSTDSANLYNTEIPRRLEVRVLAKSLPARRFRNQWMESIAINNRGDTLSSQAEDMVTFANLFRGRLHRGDQLAVDFAADSGITTVSLNGITLGEIANPDFFNTLLRAWIGPVPPSTDFRDGLLSAGDVPASLRSTFESLEPSSERIAELQLKQIGQEEALAAAQAPQKEEELAKPTMVEVDLAPPTMTLTPATPAASAPQASETLTSEALEVAEEVTEQVAEAADSLTQVEGEPLELEGENNSEPTQLAASSPENMAAVDMDDEFEEEDEAPLTAGMILARQIYTSNLLRHTFRHIRYPKRAQERGQEGSVRLNVVINPRGEVIDIQAIQESRFGTLNREARAAVERAAPYPAVPAQLGEESFSFSLPITFNLPD, via the coding sequence ATGAAATCGATAAAAATTGTCTTCTCACTTTGGGTGTTAACTTTTGCTGTAACTGCCTCAGCTGCACCGCTCTTAAATGGCCTTGCGCTCGAACAACAATTCAACAAAGAGCTCTATATCGCCGCCATCTACTCAGAGAGTCTCTCCACTGACTCCGCCAACCTCTACAACACAGAGATACCCCGGCGCCTGGAAGTACGGGTGTTGGCCAAGAGCCTGCCCGCGCGCCGCTTCCGCAATCAGTGGATGGAGAGTATCGCCATCAATAACCGCGGTGACACACTGAGCAGCCAAGCTGAAGATATGGTGACCTTCGCCAACCTATTTAGAGGCCGCCTGCACCGCGGGGACCAGTTAGCCGTAGACTTCGCTGCCGACAGCGGTATCACCACGGTTTCCCTCAATGGCATCACTCTCGGTGAGATAGCCAACCCGGATTTCTTCAATACCCTGTTGCGCGCTTGGATCGGCCCAGTGCCCCCTTCTACGGATTTCCGCGATGGCCTGCTCTCCGCTGGTGATGTCCCCGCTTCCCTTCGCTCCACTTTCGAGAGTTTGGAGCCCAGCAGCGAGCGTATTGCTGAGCTGCAGCTGAAGCAGATTGGCCAGGAGGAGGCTCTCGCCGCGGCACAGGCCCCTCAGAAAGAAGAGGAGTTAGCCAAGCCCACAATGGTTGAGGTGGATCTCGCCCCCCCCACCATGACTCTGACTCCGGCAACTCCCGCAGCCTCTGCACCGCAAGCTTCAGAAACACTTACTTCAGAAGCACTTGAAGTGGCCGAGGAAGTCACAGAGCAAGTGGCTGAGGCTGCAGATTCTCTTACCCAGGTGGAGGGAGAGCCGCTGGAATTGGAGGGGGAGAATAACAGCGAGCCAACGCAACTAGCGGCAAGCAGCCCTGAAAATATGGCCGCTGTCGATATGGATGACGAATTTGAAGAGGAAGATGAGGCGCCTCTGACCGCCGGCATGATACTCGCTCGCCAAATTTACACCTCTAATTTGCTGCGCCACACCTTCCGTCATATTCGCTATCCCAAACGCGCCCAGGAGCGTGGCCAGGAAGGCAGTGTGCGCCTGAATGTAGTGATCAATCCCCGCGGAGAGGTGATTGATATTCAGGCAATCCAGGAGTCTCGATTCGGCACGCTTAACCGAGAAGCCCGCGCAGCCGTCGAGAGAGCGGCCCCCTACCCTGCAGTACCCGCACAGCTGGGAGAGGAATCCTTCAGCTTCTCGCTGCCAATTACCTTTAACTTGCCTGACTAA
- a CDS encoding cyclic nucleotide-binding domain-containing protein codes for MEIKPLIDYPREAVDKLLNVIHLFRDIRAASEWQYDVLLKRSRLLSLQPGEQLLRAGDVDQWVFFLLRGELQVQVEASGHGGERTLAVIRPGELFGDLSMLLAEPRSANVFAAHNSRETQVLGLDCTLFGDLEDFSLLQLPTKLTFYRNMVHSLRWKLEVYRSKYPSHQLADSHRKLKLYTGPKNCREELVALADQARALARILLDWNAEFGSGELIDDESDMLGFLESMLS; via the coding sequence ATGGAAATTAAGCCTCTTATTGACTATCCGCGGGAAGCTGTCGATAAGCTCCTAAACGTTATTCATTTGTTTCGTGATATTCGTGCGGCCAGTGAGTGGCAGTACGACGTACTGTTAAAGCGCTCCAGGCTTTTGAGTTTGCAGCCGGGGGAGCAGTTACTGCGCGCTGGCGATGTCGATCAGTGGGTTTTTTTCCTGCTGCGTGGTGAATTGCAGGTCCAGGTGGAAGCTAGCGGTCATGGAGGGGAGCGGACTCTCGCGGTTATCCGCCCAGGAGAACTATTCGGCGATCTCTCCATGCTGTTGGCGGAGCCCCGCAGCGCTAATGTTTTTGCCGCACACAATAGCCGTGAGACCCAGGTACTCGGGCTCGATTGCACCCTGTTTGGTGATTTGGAAGATTTTTCCCTGTTGCAGCTGCCGACAAAGTTGACCTTTTACCGCAACATGGTGCACTCGCTGCGCTGGAAGCTGGAGGTGTACCGCTCCAAGTATCCGAGCCACCAGTTGGCCGATAGCCACCGCAAATTAAAACTCTATACCGGGCCGAAGAATTGCCGCGAGGAGTTGGTTGCTTTGGCAGATCAGGCCAGGGCTCTGGCGAGAATACTTCTCGACTGGAATGCAGAATTTGGTTCTGGTGAATTGATTGATGATGAGTCCGATATGCTCGGTTTTCTGGAATCGATGCTGTCTTAA
- a CDS encoding efflux RND transporter periplasmic adaptor subunit produces the protein MSALVSIWSNRNYRIALLVTLLALAWLFSGVLLPEKEGDDVSPAEEVGVVPEMAIRVQAQRIEAQSYATRVLVNGHTEANRSVRLRAELDGVISRLPVAEGSQVRQGEVICEIEAEDRLEKLALAEAALNKARLDYAGAERLKNKGLQSDTAMAQQSVALAQAQADFTSAKVMVDNLKVRAPFAGVVNKRAVELGDFIRRGEECATLLDLDPILVVGEVSENQVGNLVPAGPASAELQRGIPVKGKLRYISQQAQEVTRAYRVEVAVNNPGNLLRGGLSGRLALPTGEILAHHINSSLLTLDDSGTLGVRVLDENNRVDFINVTLVGDGDGGVWVSGLPDPVTLITVGQEYVSQGDIVRVDMHPAEPALNAQSPSVDIDPEVMPASKGLPAQEDQEGN, from the coding sequence ATGAGTGCACTGGTATCCATCTGGTCTAACCGAAATTATCGAATCGCCCTGCTCGTTACCCTGCTGGCCCTTGCCTGGCTGTTCAGTGGAGTTTTATTGCCTGAGAAGGAGGGCGACGACGTTAGCCCTGCTGAAGAGGTTGGAGTTGTGCCCGAGATGGCCATACGGGTTCAGGCTCAGCGAATTGAGGCTCAGTCCTACGCTACACGGGTGTTGGTCAATGGTCATACCGAAGCGAATCGCAGCGTGCGCCTGCGGGCAGAGCTAGATGGCGTTATTTCCCGACTGCCTGTAGCTGAGGGAAGCCAAGTGCGGCAAGGCGAGGTGATTTGTGAAATTGAAGCGGAAGATCGCCTGGAAAAACTGGCCCTGGCCGAAGCCGCGTTAAATAAAGCGCGGCTGGATTATGCCGGCGCCGAGCGCTTGAAAAATAAGGGCCTGCAGTCTGATACGGCTATGGCTCAACAGAGCGTTGCCCTGGCACAGGCGCAGGCGGATTTCACTTCGGCCAAGGTGATGGTGGATAACCTGAAAGTTCGCGCGCCTTTTGCTGGTGTGGTCAATAAGCGCGCGGTAGAGCTGGGGGATTTTATTCGCCGGGGAGAGGAGTGTGCGACTCTGCTGGATTTGGATCCGATTCTGGTGGTTGGCGAGGTCTCCGAGAATCAAGTGGGCAATCTGGTTCCCGCGGGCCCGGCTAGCGCAGAATTACAGCGCGGTATCCCGGTTAAGGGCAAGTTGCGTTATATCAGCCAGCAGGCCCAAGAGGTGACCCGCGCTTACCGGGTTGAGGTGGCGGTGAATAATCCCGGTAACCTGCTGCGCGGAGGTTTGAGTGGTCGCCTGGCTCTGCCCACCGGTGAAATTCTGGCACACCATATTAATTCCTCGCTACTGACACTGGATGACAGCGGCACATTGGGCGTGCGTGTTCTCGATGAAAACAATCGGGTAGATTTTATCAACGTTACCTTGGTGGGCGATGGGGATGGGGGTGTTTGGGTCAGCGGTTTGCCGGACCCGGTTACTCTGATTACCGTCGGTCAGGAGTATGTGAGCCAGGGCGATATTGTTCGGGTCGATATGCACCCGGCAGAACCCGCACTGAATGCGCAATCCCCATCTGTGGATATTGATCCTGAAGTGATGCCCGCCTCAAAGGGGCTGCCCGCACAGGAAGATCAGGAAGGTAACTAG
- a CDS encoding efflux RND transporter permease subunit, which translates to MKLLESAIERNRSAICLMLLIVLVGLVARGAMTIESSPEVNPPFVVVQVTHEGISPEDGVRLLVRPLEQEIRAVEGVVEVIAVARESLAYIVVEFDSAIDVDDAVDDIRNAVERARAKLPRDAEEPTVEEASAQPFPTIVVTLSGEKVSERVLLSSAQLLKRKIENISDVLSADLHGNREEVVEATIDPVRLEHYQVTSAELINAVLGNNLLIPAGELDTDRGRFSVKVPGLIESAQDVYEIPLKNSADGVVTLGDVTDIRRTFKDAVSYTSINGRPGLAINVEKRNDASSVNVADRVRSVVQEELGALPQGVKVEFVFDQSNFARDMVSEMQGNILTAMLLVMIIVVAALGFRSGILVGLGVPFSLLFGSIVTWYLGYSFNFMVMFGMLLALGMLIDGSIVITEFADRKMAEGMSARNAYIASVSRMFWPVVASTATTLAAFLPIMLWPGVVGEFMRYLPVTVFAVLAGSLLYALFFAPVLGALFGKSNLASSTRNYLKQLEEGQPAHLPGITGFYARFLAFVLRRPAMAFATTIVLLVSIFIAFGRFGAGVEFFTETEEQYGNVEIRAQGNLSMAEKKVLVAQVEKAVLSIPEVRIAHTTIGSGGISGNSDRAPDQIANMLVELLPAEERERRSRDIFEDIRVRTADFAGIKVTANVMEGGPPVGKDIVLELRGQDYEKLLAETWRLHRAMEDDFGGLRDIVNTAPLPGIQWEVRVDRAKASLYGADLTEVGRAVQLVTNGVRVAEYRPDDTDEEVDIRIRYPQSARGIAALDQLKVNTPRGTVPISSFVQTVAMPKVDKIERIDGITRMQVKADAQEGVLPDDKVKEIRAWLEQNPVDPSVELLFRGADEEQNESFQFLGVAFLLSLFLMFILLVTQFNSFYQSLLILSSVIMSTLGVMLGLLLSQSTFSVIMTGVGIVALAGIVVNNNIVLIDTYNFVRKSEPGLSPAEAALKASTQRLRPVFLTTATTILGLLPLALGVSVDMVGRNVVVDGVIASFWVKLASAIVYGLSFSTLLTLLVTPVLLVLPGHLRDKFSRKKVASPQLS; encoded by the coding sequence ATGAAATTATTAGAGAGCGCGATTGAGCGTAATCGCAGCGCTATTTGCCTGATGCTGTTGATTGTCCTTGTGGGGCTGGTGGCCCGCGGCGCTATGACAATTGAGTCTAGCCCTGAAGTAAACCCTCCATTTGTGGTAGTGCAGGTGACCCATGAGGGGATTTCTCCCGAAGATGGTGTGCGTCTGCTAGTCCGCCCCCTGGAGCAGGAAATTCGTGCTGTCGAAGGCGTTGTCGAGGTGATTGCGGTCGCCCGCGAGTCTCTGGCCTATATCGTGGTGGAATTCGACTCCGCAATTGATGTGGATGATGCAGTGGATGATATCCGCAATGCGGTGGAGCGTGCTCGTGCAAAACTGCCCAGGGATGCGGAGGAACCCACCGTCGAGGAGGCATCGGCACAACCCTTCCCCACAATTGTGGTTACCCTCTCCGGGGAAAAAGTCAGTGAGCGGGTACTGCTCAGCAGTGCCCAGCTGCTCAAGCGCAAAATAGAAAATATCAGCGATGTCTTGAGTGCAGATCTACACGGCAATCGCGAAGAGGTGGTCGAGGCAACAATCGACCCGGTGCGTCTGGAACACTACCAAGTGACCAGCGCGGAACTGATTAATGCGGTACTGGGTAATAACCTGCTGATTCCCGCAGGGGAACTGGATACGGATCGCGGACGTTTTTCTGTCAAGGTTCCTGGCCTTATTGAGAGCGCACAGGATGTCTATGAAATCCCACTAAAGAACTCTGCGGATGGTGTGGTTACCCTCGGTGATGTCACCGATATTCGTCGCACCTTTAAGGACGCTGTGAGTTATACCAGTATCAATGGTCGGCCAGGACTCGCTATTAATGTAGAGAAACGCAACGACGCCAGCTCCGTTAATGTGGCCGACCGGGTCAGATCGGTGGTGCAAGAGGAGTTGGGAGCATTGCCCCAGGGCGTAAAAGTCGAGTTTGTTTTTGACCAGTCCAACTTTGCGCGGGATATGGTCAGCGAGATGCAGGGCAATATTCTTACCGCGATGCTGCTGGTGATGATTATTGTGGTGGCCGCCTTGGGGTTCCGCTCAGGCATTTTGGTGGGCCTGGGGGTGCCGTTCTCTTTACTGTTTGGCTCTATCGTCACATGGTATCTGGGTTATTCCTTTAATTTTATGGTGATGTTCGGCATGTTGCTGGCTCTCGGCATGCTGATCGATGGCTCCATTGTTATTACCGAGTTTGCCGATCGCAAAATGGCTGAAGGTATGAGCGCACGAAACGCTTATATCGCTTCGGTCAGCCGTATGTTTTGGCCGGTAGTGGCCTCCACCGCAACCACGCTCGCCGCTTTCCTACCGATTATGCTTTGGCCGGGGGTAGTCGGAGAGTTCATGCGCTACCTGCCGGTCACCGTCTTTGCGGTATTAGCAGGGTCGCTGCTCTACGCACTGTTTTTTGCTCCGGTGCTGGGTGCTTTGTTTGGCAAAAGTAATTTGGCCAGTTCCACGCGCAATTATTTAAAGCAGCTAGAAGAGGGACAGCCCGCGCATTTGCCGGGAATTACTGGTTTCTATGCCCGCTTCTTGGCTTTTGTTCTGCGCCGCCCGGCAATGGCCTTCGCCACTACGATTGTTCTCTTGGTTTCTATTTTTATCGCTTTTGGCCGTTTCGGCGCCGGGGTCGAATTTTTCACCGAGACCGAGGAGCAGTACGGCAACGTTGAGATCCGGGCTCAGGGCAACCTCTCCATGGCGGAGAAGAAAGTATTGGTTGCCCAGGTGGAAAAAGCAGTGCTTAGCATTCCCGAAGTACGGATTGCACATACGACGATCGGCTCCGGTGGGATTTCAGGCAACTCCGATCGCGCACCGGACCAGATTGCCAATATGTTGGTGGAACTATTGCCTGCCGAAGAACGCGAGCGGCGCAGCCGGGATATTTTCGAAGATATCCGTGTGCGTACAGCGGATTTTGCCGGGATCAAAGTTACGGCCAATGTAATGGAAGGGGGCCCGCCAGTCGGCAAGGATATTGTGCTGGAGTTACGTGGGCAGGATTACGAAAAATTGTTAGCGGAAACCTGGCGTTTGCACCGGGCGATGGAGGATGACTTCGGTGGTTTACGGGATATTGTGAATACCGCACCACTGCCGGGTATCCAGTGGGAGGTGCGGGTAGACCGTGCCAAGGCTTCCCTGTATGGAGCTGATTTAACTGAGGTGGGGCGAGCGGTTCAGTTGGTGACCAACGGTGTACGCGTGGCGGAGTACCGCCCCGATGACACCGATGAAGAAGTAGATATCCGCATTCGTTATCCACAGAGTGCTCGCGGTATTGCCGCCCTGGATCAACTAAAAGTAAATACTCCGCGCGGTACAGTGCCAATCAGCAGTTTTGTACAGACGGTGGCCATGCCGAAGGTGGACAAGATTGAAAGGATTGATGGTATTACCCGCATGCAGGTAAAAGCCGATGCCCAGGAGGGCGTATTACCGGATGACAAGGTGAAAGAAATCCGGGCCTGGCTTGAGCAGAATCCTGTAGATCCCAGTGTGGAGTTACTCTTTCGCGGTGCGGATGAAGAGCAGAATGAGTCATTCCAGTTTTTAGGTGTGGCTTTTCTGCTTTCACTGTTTTTGATGTTTATCCTGCTAGTAACCCAGTTCAACAGCTTTTATCAGTCGTTGTTGATTTTGTCTTCAGTGATTATGTCGACGTTAGGGGTGATGTTGGGATTGTTACTTAGCCAGAGCACCTTCAGTGTCATCATGACTGGGGTAGGGATCGTTGCTCTCGCAGGGATTGTGGTTAACAACAATATTGTATTGATCGATACCTATAACTTTGTGCGTAAGAGTGAGCCTGGACTTAGCCCCGCAGAAGCGGCTCTCAAGGCTTCCACACAAAGGTTGCGTCCGGTATTTCTCACTACTGCGACTACGATTCTCGGTTTGTTGCCGTTAGCGCTTGGGGTGAGCGTCGATATGGTGGGAAGAAACGTTGTGGTGGATGGTGTTATTGCTTCCTTTTGGGTCAAGTTGGCTAGTGCCATCGTCTATGGACTGTCTTTCTCCACACTGCTGACGTTACTGGTGACTCCGGTGTTGCTGGTTTTGCCAGGGCATTTACGTGATAAATTTTCCAGGAAAAAGGTCGCTAGTCCTCAGTTGAGCTAG
- a CDS encoding phosphoribulokinase, whose amino-acid sequence MLTHWPEELTKLSRKLAGESLREEIDSFIQQHRLPSDFFREIEAYYLPLALWLVQRHREGQTLVVGISGGQGTGKSTLSDFICQVLTRLGLNSCTFSMDDIYLTRSQRYQLSQEVHPLLCTRGVPGTHDVQLGIETLDALRSAQEQSKIPLPRFDKSKDDRVPRSGWPVHKGRVDIVLFEGWCLGARASETPPQPINALERTDDASGLWRNFINQQLQGSYMELFKRVDTMVMLCAPGMESIAVWRKLQEQRLRERTGVGMQDSELDRFIEHYERITRNLISDMPNWADCVLFLGEDHCIREVRLATENEKS is encoded by the coding sequence ATGCTTACACACTGGCCGGAAGAGCTTACCAAGCTTAGCCGCAAGTTAGCCGGGGAAAGCTTGAGAGAAGAAATTGACAGTTTTATTCAGCAGCATCGGCTTCCCTCGGATTTCTTCCGGGAGATTGAGGCCTATTACCTACCATTGGCATTGTGGCTGGTTCAGCGACACCGTGAAGGGCAAACCTTGGTTGTGGGGATCAGTGGTGGCCAGGGCACTGGTAAGTCAACGTTGTCGGATTTTATTTGCCAGGTTCTAACGAGGCTGGGACTCAACAGCTGTACTTTCTCGATGGATGATATTTACCTGACCCGCTCACAGCGTTATCAGCTCTCACAAGAGGTTCACCCGCTCCTGTGCACCCGCGGTGTACCGGGTACTCACGATGTTCAATTGGGAATAGAAACTCTGGATGCCCTTCGTAGCGCTCAGGAGCAATCCAAAATACCCCTGCCGCGTTTTGATAAATCCAAAGATGATAGGGTTCCTCGCTCTGGGTGGCCGGTACATAAGGGTAGGGTGGATATTGTCTTATTTGAGGGTTGGTGCCTTGGCGCTAGGGCATCGGAAACCCCACCGCAGCCTATTAACGCACTGGAAAGGACCGATGATGCTTCCGGCCTCTGGAGAAACTTTATCAATCAGCAGCTGCAAGGGTCTTATATGGAGCTGTTTAAGCGCGTAGACACTATGGTGATGCTGTGTGCGCCGGGAATGGAGTCAATAGCTGTGTGGCGTAAACTGCAGGAACAAAGATTGCGTGAGCGCACTGGCGTGGGTATGCAAGATTCTGAGTTGGATCGCTTTATTGAGCACTACGAGCGGATAACAAGAAATCTTATTAGTGACATGCCCAACTGGGCTGATTGTGTTTTGTTTTTGGGAGAGGACCACTGTATACGAGAGGTCAGGCTTGCTACTGAGAACGAAAAGAGCTGA
- a CDS encoding methylglyoxal synthase, producing the protein MEFISKALPASKRIALVAHDNRKGAMIQWCLRHRSLLERHSLLATGTTGGKIEEATGLEVEKLLSGPLGGDQQLGARISEGVVDLLVFFWDPFEPMPHDPDVKALLRIAAAWNIPVACNSSSADMIIQSALMDCEFDREVPDYQRYLEQR; encoded by the coding sequence ATGGAATTTATCTCTAAGGCGCTACCTGCCAGTAAACGCATTGCTCTGGTTGCCCATGACAATCGCAAGGGGGCTATGATTCAGTGGTGCCTTCGACACCGCTCTCTACTGGAAAGGCACAGCCTTCTGGCTACTGGCACAACGGGCGGAAAGATAGAGGAAGCTACTGGCCTTGAAGTGGAGAAGCTCCTGAGCGGCCCCTTGGGTGGCGATCAGCAATTGGGAGCCCGCATCAGTGAGGGGGTAGTAGACCTGCTGGTCTTCTTCTGGGACCCCTTTGAGCCCATGCCCCATGATCCAGACGTAAAGGCACTGCTGCGGATTGCGGCGGCCTGGAATATTCCTGTGGCCTGTAACTCGAGTAGTGCCGATATGATCATCCAATCGGCCCTGATGGACTGTGAATTTGACCGCGAAGTACCCGATTACCAGCGTTATCTGGAGCAGCGCTAG
- a CDS encoding biopolymer transporter ExbD, protein MSRRRGKAVEEEKADIDLTPMLDVVFIMLIFFIVTASFVKEKALDVNVPDPNQTQDNPPDPDKQNILLVVNANDEITLGGSRIDSRAVRARIAQLYAENPQAIVIVRAHNKSSADTYVQIADAAKEVSPGIQVSLVPFEK, encoded by the coding sequence ATGAGTAGACGACGCGGAAAGGCCGTAGAAGAAGAAAAGGCGGATATCGACCTGACGCCCATGCTGGACGTAGTGTTCATCATGCTGATCTTCTTTATCGTAACGGCGTCCTTTGTAAAAGAGAAAGCGTTGGACGTAAATGTGCCTGATCCGAATCAGACCCAGGACAATCCGCCTGATCCAGACAAGCAAAATATCCTGCTGGTTGTGAACGCCAACGATGAAATCACTTTAGGTGGTAGCCGCATCGATAGCCGCGCTGTTCGCGCTCGTATCGCGCAGCTGTATGCCGAGAATCCTCAAGCCATTGTGATTGTACGTGCGCACAACAAATCCAGTGCTGACACCTATGTACAGATCGCAGATGCTGCCAAGGAAGTGAGCCCGGGAATCCAGGTATCTCTGGTGCCCTTCGAGAAGTAA